A part of Misgurnus anguillicaudatus chromosome 6, ASM2758022v2, whole genome shotgun sequence genomic DNA contains:
- the LOC129433100 gene encoding AP-4 complex subunit epsilon-1 isoform X1 has translation MSDVVKKTLTALPALFDAQTGAAKITSGLKQLVKSITELTSKHEEENLIKQELSAIKEQVASPNTSMNQMREIMVRAMYCEMLGYDASFTYIHAIKLAQQGGVMEKRVGYLAVSLFLSEGHELLLLLVNTVLKDLQSTNLIEVCMALTVVAQVLPKDMIPAVLPLVEEKLSHPKEIIRRKAVLALYKFYLIAPNQVQHIHGQFRKALCDKDPGVMTSSLHIYQQLIRENPDGYKDLTVSFVTILKQVVGGKLPMDFNYHNVPAPWLQIQLLRILSLLGRDDQSTSDLMYDVLDESLRRAEMNHNITYAILYECVKTTYTICPKADLLEKAARCIGNFVLSPKINLKYLGLKALTYVVQHDAKLALQHQMTIIECLDHSDYTIKRETLELLFRITNAQNVTVIVEKMLDFLRVCNDDHTIIHLVGKVAELAEKFAPDNSWFIQTMNDVFSIGGDLSQKDIMNNFLRLMAEGSDCKEEDEQLRLYAVDSYLSVLKENTSHLPQNFLQVMSWVLGEYSHLQESVDQREVVHLLMKLLDQKSVTCETRVWVLSALTKLSKDQTDLILDLAESLSSSQDTVLRQQAQELCHLSQDSELHGWVLPRGAPWDSVEVDSSLSFLDGFVSEALAAGAAPYKPPHQRQEELCEERALNLEPYGFNLPVSLSSCSITDRQSPTLSSGLSGNSAEQKAGSSTLILEGVKRVWGKEGYLSQKDTTGETAQVEEPATAVQSSKQQGAAERSEPQPELSQQNQGKQQLASSLFVGLGDQSSTSLLGKSEAQPSRFKRKPRPHASSSSSSGTSERSSDSSHSLRSTADGFLYGNLLEEEPATTMSHFNRTHKSDSDVTKHHHHHNQANGLNQNKDADVATNRSVNTSQILGSDMVIVRPNTTQNKFPTDLTKLLPGDVKGLPRSDVISLTSDPSLSLSSCRVFRDESLLLVIFISNCTDTTIANVAVQLNCEELETASLRGNVMAFLEGGSVSVCHYALVMNDPQTNVSFTGNVSYQTQGHTNTLLFSGTLSTVDFIRPLVVTTEEYGKLWLSLSHDVKQNLKLLTDADDPLRLTLNAITDTLQLHVVDIIGSEGIVACRLLSGAPCLLHCRVNGAALAVWLRSPLPALPDCILYHCQKSLAEH, from the exons ATGAGTGATGTTGTGAAGAAAACTCTCACAGCTCTGCCGGCTTTATTTGACGCTCAAACCGGAGCCGCAAAAATCACCAGCGGATTAAAACAACTTGTCAAGAGCATCACTGAACTGACATCTAAACAT GAGGAGGAGAACCTTATTAAACAGGAGCTGTCTGCCATTAAGGAGCAGGTGGCATCACCCAACACCAGTATG AACCAGATGCGGGAGATCATGGTGAGAGCCATGTATTGTGAGATGCTGGGTTACGACGCCTCATTCACCTACATTCATGCCATCAAACTGGCCCAACAGGGTGGCGTCATGGAGAAGAGAGTGG GTTACCTTGCAGTTTCTCTCTTCCTTAGTGAGGGCCATGAATTATTGCTGCTGCTTGTAAACACAGTATTAAAG GATCTCCAGAGCACGAACCTCATTGAAGTGTGCATGGCGTTGACTGTCGTAGCTCAGGTATTGCCAAAAGACATGATACCTGCTGTGCTTCCTTTAGTGGAGGAGAAGCTGTCGCATCCAAA GGAAATCATTCGGAGGAAAGCTGTCTTGGCGTTGTATAAGTTCTACCTTATTGCTCCGAATCAAGTCCAACACATTCACGGCCAGTTCCGGAAGGCGCTGTGTGACAAAGACCCCGGGGTCATGACATCATCTTTACACATTTACCAACAGCTA ATCAGGGAGAATCCAGACGGCTATAAGGACCTGACGGTCAGTTTTGTGACCATCCTGAAGCAGGTTGTAGGGGGGAAGCTCCCGATGGATTTTAACTATCATAATGTTCCTGCACCTTGGCTACAGATCCAGCTGCTAAGAATCTTATCACTGCTTGGGAGAGACGACCAGAG CACCAGTGATCTGATGTATGACGTTTTAGACGAGTCTCTACGCAGAGCCGAAATGAACCACAACATCACTTACG cgATTCTGTACGAGTGTGTGAAGACCACCTACACCATATGCCCCAAAGCAGACCTGTTAGAAAAAGCAGCCCGGTGCATTGGAAATTTTGTCCTTTCTCCAAAGATCAACCTTAAATATCTGG GTTTAAAAGCTTTGACGTATGTCGTCCAGCATGATGCCAAACTGGCCCTCCAACACCAGATGACCATTATAGAGTGTCTGGATCACTCAGATTACACTATTAAAAGAGAG ACCCTGGAGCTGCTGTTCAGGATCACAAACGCTCAGAATGTGACGGTGATCGTTGAGAAGATGCTGGACTTCCTGCGTGTCTGTAATGATGACCACACCATCATCCATCTGGTTGGGAAAGTTGCAGAGCTAGCTGAAAA ATTCGCACCAGATAACTCGTGGTTCATACAGACGATGAATGATGTTTTTTCTATCGGAGGAGATCTTTCGCAAAAGGACATCATGAATAACTTCCTACGACTGATGGCAGAGG GATCAGACTGTAAAGAGGAAGATGAGCAGTTACGGCTATATGCGGTCGACTCCTATCTGTCCGTCCTAAAGGAAAACACTTCTCACCTGCCACAAAATTTTCTGCAGGTCATGAGCTGG GTTCTCGGGGAATATTCTCACCTCCAGGAGTCTGTGGATCAGCGTGAGGTCGTCCATCTTTTGATGAAACTGCTGGATCAGAAAAGCGTCACCTGTGAGACGCGCGTCTGGGTTCTGTCCGCTCTGACCAAGCTCTCTAAAGACCAGACGGACTTGATTCTGGACCTGGCTGAAAGTCTTTCATCTTCTCAGGACACAGTGCTTCGCCAGCAGGCCCAGGAGCTATGTCACCTCAGCCAGGACTCTGAACTCCATGGGTGGGTTCTTCCTCGTGGGGCACCTTGGGACAGCGTGGAG GTGGACTCCTCTCTGTCGTTTTTGGATGGCTTTGTGTCCGAGGCTTTGGCTGCAGGTGCTGCACCATACAAACCCCCTCATCAGAGACAAGAGGAGCTTTGTGAGGAGAGAG CTTTGAATCTGGAGCCGTACGGCTTTAATCTTCCTGTGAGTTTATCATCATGTAGcatcacagacagacagtctCCCACACTCAGTTCAGGACTGTCGGGCAACAGCGCTGAGCAAAAGGCAGG TTCTAGCACACTGATTCTCGAGGGGGTGAAGAGAGTTTGGGGAAAGGAGGGTTATCTTTCACAAAAAGATACAACTGGTGAGACAGCACAGGTGGAAGAACCTGCTACTGCAGTTCAGTCCTCCAAACAACAGGGGGCAGCAGAGAGATCAGAGCCACAGCCTGaactttcacagcaaaaccaGGGCAAACAGCAGCTGGCTTCCTCTTTGTTTGTAGGTTTGGGAGACCAAAGCTCCACGTCTTTG CTGGGAAAATCCGAAGCCCAGCCTTCTCGCTTTAAAAGAAAGCCACGGCCACAtgcctcatcatcatcatcgtcgGGCACCAGCGAGCGGTCTTCTGACTCCTCCCACTCCTTGCGCAGCACGGCCGACGGCTTTCTTTACGGAAACCTGCTGGAGGAGGAGCCAGCCACGACTATGTCCCATTTCAACCGCACCCACAAATCCGACAGTGATGTCACAaagcatcatcatcatcacaacCAAGCCAATGGCCTGAACCAAAACAAAGATGCTGATGTTGCAACAAACAGATCCGTAAATACGTCTCAGATATTGGGCAGTGATATGGTTATAGTGCGACCCAACACGACCCAGAACAAATTTCCCACAGATTTAACCAAACTCTTACCTGGTGACGTAAAGGGGCTACCTCGATCTGATGTCATCAGCCTGACCTCTGACCCCAGCCTGTCTCTCTCCTCCTGTCGGGTGTTCAGAGATGAATCTTTGCTGCTTGTCATCTTTATTTCCAACTGCACGGACACTACAATCGCAAATGTTGCTGTACAGCTGAACTGTGAGGAGTTAGAG ACGGCAAGTTTAAGAGGAAACGTAATGGCCTTTCTGGAAGGCGGTAGCGTGTCTGTGTGTCATTACGCTTTGGTGATGAACGACCCTCAAACAAATGTGTCCTTTACCGGCAACGTCTCGTACCAAACACAaggacacacaaacacactcctGTTCTCCGGGACCCTGTCCACAGTCGACTTTATCAG GCCGTTGGTTGTAACCACAGAGGAATATGGCAAACTGTGGCTGTCGTTGTCTCATGACGTCAAGCAAAATCTGAAACTGCTGACAGATGCTGATGACCCGCTCAGATTGACCTTAAACGCTATCACAGACACACTACAGCTTCATGTTGTTGACATCATCG GGTCTGAGGGAATTGTAGCCTGTCGTCTGCTCAGTGGCGCCCCCTGTCTGCTGCACTGCAGAGTCAATGGTGCAGCTCTGGCCGTGTGGCTGCGATCTCCTCTGCCTGCTCTACCTGACTGCATCCTCTATCACTGCCAGAAATCACTAGCAGAACATTAA
- the LOC129433101 gene encoding guanine nucleotide-binding protein subunit beta-5a, whose product MAAQEVTAQPGDTLATLKTESDSLKSKLEDERAKLHDVELHQVAEKLDALGQFVMKTRRTLKGHGNKVLCMDWCKDKRRIVSSSQDGKVIVWDAFTTNKEHAVTMPCTWVMACAYAPSGCAVACGGLDNKCSVYPLSLDKNENLAAKKKSVAMHTNYLSACCFTNSDMQILTSSGDGTCALWDVESGQMLQSFHGHAADVLCLDLAPSETGNTFVSGGCDKKACVWDMRTGQCVQSFESHESDINSVRYYPSGDAFASGSDDATCRLYDLRADREVAIYSKESIIFGASSVDFSLSGRLLFGGYNDYTINVWDVLKGTRVSILFGHENRVSTLRVSPDGTAFCSGSWDHTLRVWA is encoded by the exons ATGGCCGCGCAGGAGGTGACCGCGCAGCCGGGCGACACTCTGGCGACGCTAAAAACAGAATCTGATTCTCTGAAGAGCAAACTCGAGGATGAAAGAGCCAAACTGCACGACGTCGAGC TACATCAAGTGGCGGAGAAATTGGATGCTTTGGGTCAGTTTGTCATGAAGACGAGACGAACCCTGAAAGGCCACGGGAATAAAGTGCTGTGTATGGACTGGTGTAAAGACAAGAGGAGGATCGTCAGCTCATCTCAG GACGGAAAGGTGATTGTATGGGATGCATTTACGACtaataag gAACATGCAGTGACGATGCCCTGTACGTGGGTCATGGCCTGCGCTTATGCCCCGTCTGGTTGTGCAGTTGCTTGCGG TGGTTTGGATAACAAGTGCTCCGTTTATCCTCTATCCCTGGACAAGAACGAGAACCTCGCAGCCAAGAAGAAATCAGTGGCCATGCACACCAACTATCTGTCTGCGTGCTGTTTTACTAACTCTGATATGCAG ATTTTGACCTCTAGTGGTGATGGCACGTGTGCATTGTGGGATGTTGAAAGCGGTCAGATGCTCCAGAGCTTTCATGGACATGCGGCTGATGTGCTGTGTCTGGACCTCGCCCCATCTGAGACAGGAAACACATTTGTTTCAGGG GGCTGTGACAAGAAGGCGTGCGTGTGGGACATGCGTACAGGACAATGTGTCCAGTCTTTCGAGAGCCATGAATCAGACATCAACAGCGTACG GTACTATCCAAGCGGAGACGCTTTTGCTTCAGGCTCAGATGATGCTACT TGTCGCTTGTACGACCTGAGAGCAGACAGAGAGGTGGCCATTTATTCTAAAGAGAGCATCATATTTGGAGCATCAAGTGTGGACTTCTCACTCAGTG GGAGGCTTTTGTTTGGTGGATACAATGACTACACCATCAACGTATGGGACGTTTTAAAGGGAACTCGGGTGTCCATCTTGTTTGGGCATGAGAACAGGGTCAGCACTCTCCGCGTCTCTCCAGACGGAACGGCCTTCTGCTCAGGATCATGGGATCATACATTACGG GTCTGGGCCTAA
- the LOC129433100 gene encoding AP-4 complex subunit epsilon-1 isoform X2 gives MALTVVAQVLPKDMIPAVLPLVEEKLSHPKEIIRRKAVLALYKFYLIAPNQVQHIHGQFRKALCDKDPGVMTSSLHIYQQLIRENPDGYKDLTVSFVTILKQVVGGKLPMDFNYHNVPAPWLQIQLLRILSLLGRDDQSTSDLMYDVLDESLRRAEMNHNITYAILYECVKTTYTICPKADLLEKAARCIGNFVLSPKINLKYLGLKALTYVVQHDAKLALQHQMTIIECLDHSDYTIKRETLELLFRITNAQNVTVIVEKMLDFLRVCNDDHTIIHLVGKVAELAEKFAPDNSWFIQTMNDVFSIGGDLSQKDIMNNFLRLMAEGSDCKEEDEQLRLYAVDSYLSVLKENTSHLPQNFLQVMSWVLGEYSHLQESVDQREVVHLLMKLLDQKSVTCETRVWVLSALTKLSKDQTDLILDLAESLSSSQDTVLRQQAQELCHLSQDSELHGWVLPRGAPWDSVEVDSSLSFLDGFVSEALAAGAAPYKPPHQRQEELCEERALNLEPYGFNLPVSLSSCSITDRQSPTLSSGLSGNSAEQKAGSSTLILEGVKRVWGKEGYLSQKDTTGETAQVEEPATAVQSSKQQGAAERSEPQPELSQQNQGKQQLASSLFVGLGDQSSTSLLGKSEAQPSRFKRKPRPHASSSSSSGTSERSSDSSHSLRSTADGFLYGNLLEEEPATTMSHFNRTHKSDSDVTKHHHHHNQANGLNQNKDADVATNRSVNTSQILGSDMVIVRPNTTQNKFPTDLTKLLPGDVKGLPRSDVISLTSDPSLSLSSCRVFRDESLLLVIFISNCTDTTIANVAVQLNCEELETASLRGNVMAFLEGGSVSVCHYALVMNDPQTNVSFTGNVSYQTQGHTNTLLFSGTLSTVDFIRPLVVTTEEYGKLWLSLSHDVKQNLKLLTDADDPLRLTLNAITDTLQLHVVDIIGSEGIVACRLLSGAPCLLHCRVNGAALAVWLRSPLPALPDCILYHCQKSLAEH, from the exons ATGGCGTTGACTGTCGTAGCTCAGGTATTGCCAAAAGACATGATACCTGCTGTGCTTCCTTTAGTGGAGGAGAAGCTGTCGCATCCAAA GGAAATCATTCGGAGGAAAGCTGTCTTGGCGTTGTATAAGTTCTACCTTATTGCTCCGAATCAAGTCCAACACATTCACGGCCAGTTCCGGAAGGCGCTGTGTGACAAAGACCCCGGGGTCATGACATCATCTTTACACATTTACCAACAGCTA ATCAGGGAGAATCCAGACGGCTATAAGGACCTGACGGTCAGTTTTGTGACCATCCTGAAGCAGGTTGTAGGGGGGAAGCTCCCGATGGATTTTAACTATCATAATGTTCCTGCACCTTGGCTACAGATCCAGCTGCTAAGAATCTTATCACTGCTTGGGAGAGACGACCAGAG CACCAGTGATCTGATGTATGACGTTTTAGACGAGTCTCTACGCAGAGCCGAAATGAACCACAACATCACTTACG cgATTCTGTACGAGTGTGTGAAGACCACCTACACCATATGCCCCAAAGCAGACCTGTTAGAAAAAGCAGCCCGGTGCATTGGAAATTTTGTCCTTTCTCCAAAGATCAACCTTAAATATCTGG GTTTAAAAGCTTTGACGTATGTCGTCCAGCATGATGCCAAACTGGCCCTCCAACACCAGATGACCATTATAGAGTGTCTGGATCACTCAGATTACACTATTAAAAGAGAG ACCCTGGAGCTGCTGTTCAGGATCACAAACGCTCAGAATGTGACGGTGATCGTTGAGAAGATGCTGGACTTCCTGCGTGTCTGTAATGATGACCACACCATCATCCATCTGGTTGGGAAAGTTGCAGAGCTAGCTGAAAA ATTCGCACCAGATAACTCGTGGTTCATACAGACGATGAATGATGTTTTTTCTATCGGAGGAGATCTTTCGCAAAAGGACATCATGAATAACTTCCTACGACTGATGGCAGAGG GATCAGACTGTAAAGAGGAAGATGAGCAGTTACGGCTATATGCGGTCGACTCCTATCTGTCCGTCCTAAAGGAAAACACTTCTCACCTGCCACAAAATTTTCTGCAGGTCATGAGCTGG GTTCTCGGGGAATATTCTCACCTCCAGGAGTCTGTGGATCAGCGTGAGGTCGTCCATCTTTTGATGAAACTGCTGGATCAGAAAAGCGTCACCTGTGAGACGCGCGTCTGGGTTCTGTCCGCTCTGACCAAGCTCTCTAAAGACCAGACGGACTTGATTCTGGACCTGGCTGAAAGTCTTTCATCTTCTCAGGACACAGTGCTTCGCCAGCAGGCCCAGGAGCTATGTCACCTCAGCCAGGACTCTGAACTCCATGGGTGGGTTCTTCCTCGTGGGGCACCTTGGGACAGCGTGGAG GTGGACTCCTCTCTGTCGTTTTTGGATGGCTTTGTGTCCGAGGCTTTGGCTGCAGGTGCTGCACCATACAAACCCCCTCATCAGAGACAAGAGGAGCTTTGTGAGGAGAGAG CTTTGAATCTGGAGCCGTACGGCTTTAATCTTCCTGTGAGTTTATCATCATGTAGcatcacagacagacagtctCCCACACTCAGTTCAGGACTGTCGGGCAACAGCGCTGAGCAAAAGGCAGG TTCTAGCACACTGATTCTCGAGGGGGTGAAGAGAGTTTGGGGAAAGGAGGGTTATCTTTCACAAAAAGATACAACTGGTGAGACAGCACAGGTGGAAGAACCTGCTACTGCAGTTCAGTCCTCCAAACAACAGGGGGCAGCAGAGAGATCAGAGCCACAGCCTGaactttcacagcaaaaccaGGGCAAACAGCAGCTGGCTTCCTCTTTGTTTGTAGGTTTGGGAGACCAAAGCTCCACGTCTTTG CTGGGAAAATCCGAAGCCCAGCCTTCTCGCTTTAAAAGAAAGCCACGGCCACAtgcctcatcatcatcatcgtcgGGCACCAGCGAGCGGTCTTCTGACTCCTCCCACTCCTTGCGCAGCACGGCCGACGGCTTTCTTTACGGAAACCTGCTGGAGGAGGAGCCAGCCACGACTATGTCCCATTTCAACCGCACCCACAAATCCGACAGTGATGTCACAaagcatcatcatcatcacaacCAAGCCAATGGCCTGAACCAAAACAAAGATGCTGATGTTGCAACAAACAGATCCGTAAATACGTCTCAGATATTGGGCAGTGATATGGTTATAGTGCGACCCAACACGACCCAGAACAAATTTCCCACAGATTTAACCAAACTCTTACCTGGTGACGTAAAGGGGCTACCTCGATCTGATGTCATCAGCCTGACCTCTGACCCCAGCCTGTCTCTCTCCTCCTGTCGGGTGTTCAGAGATGAATCTTTGCTGCTTGTCATCTTTATTTCCAACTGCACGGACACTACAATCGCAAATGTTGCTGTACAGCTGAACTGTGAGGAGTTAGAG ACGGCAAGTTTAAGAGGAAACGTAATGGCCTTTCTGGAAGGCGGTAGCGTGTCTGTGTGTCATTACGCTTTGGTGATGAACGACCCTCAAACAAATGTGTCCTTTACCGGCAACGTCTCGTACCAAACACAaggacacacaaacacactcctGTTCTCCGGGACCCTGTCCACAGTCGACTTTATCAG GCCGTTGGTTGTAACCACAGAGGAATATGGCAAACTGTGGCTGTCGTTGTCTCATGACGTCAAGCAAAATCTGAAACTGCTGACAGATGCTGATGACCCGCTCAGATTGACCTTAAACGCTATCACAGACACACTACAGCTTCATGTTGTTGACATCATCG GGTCTGAGGGAATTGTAGCCTGTCGTCTGCTCAGTGGCGCCCCCTGTCTGCTGCACTGCAGAGTCAATGGTGCAGCTCTGGCCGTGTGGCTGCGATCTCCTCTGCCTGCTCTACCTGACTGCATCCTCTATCACTGCCAGAAATCACTAGCAGAACATTAA